A part of Lacibacter sp. H407 genomic DNA contains:
- a CDS encoding isoamylase early set domain-containing protein, which yields MVQKTYFKTKDYCKVKFSFKIEDAETIEILGLNSDWQNSIIMSKKKDGTFSAEVNLPKETKHEFKYLVNATNWVNEPEADEEQPNAFGGSNSVIVL from the coding sequence ATGGTACAAAAAACTTACTTCAAGACAAAGGATTACTGTAAAGTGAAATTCTCTTTTAAAATTGAAGACGCCGAAACAATTGAGATTCTTGGTCTTAACAGCGATTGGCAGAATTCAATCATCATGAGTAAGAAAAAAGACGGAACCTTTAGTGCAGAGGTGAATCTTCCAAAAGAAACCAAGCACGAATTCAAATATTTAGTGAACGCTACTAATTGGGTGAATGAACCCGAAGCCGATGAAGAACAACCTAACGCATTTGGCGGCAGCAACAGCGTAATTGTGCTGTAA
- a CDS encoding YdeI/OmpD-associated family protein → MSMIQFTAVLQKYKTMGEKTGWTYIEIPDGIPEQLKPGHKKEFKVKGKLDDYAFKQMPLYPVGGGKFIMALNADVRRAIAKRQGATVNVKLAADNSAFQFNSDLMDCLNDEPAALDHFNSLTAGHQRYFSKWIDSAKTEPTKAKRIAMTVNALVRKMGYPEMIREETAKNKLLR, encoded by the coding sequence ATGTCAATGATCCAGTTTACAGCGGTTCTACAGAAATATAAAACCATGGGCGAAAAAACTGGATGGACGTATATTGAAATTCCCGATGGCATTCCGGAACAATTAAAACCCGGACACAAAAAAGAGTTTAAGGTAAAAGGGAAACTGGATGACTATGCGTTTAAACAAATGCCGCTTTATCCGGTTGGTGGCGGCAAATTTATTATGGCCTTGAATGCCGATGTACGCAGAGCAATTGCCAAGCGCCAGGGCGCAACGGTGAACGTTAAACTTGCTGCCGACAACAGTGCTTTTCAATTCAACAGTGACCTGATGGATTGCCTTAACGATGAACCGGCTGCATTGGATCACTTCAACAGCCTTACCGCAGGGCACCAGCGGTACTTCAGCAAATGGATCGATAGTGCCAAAACAGAACCTACAAAAGCCAAACGCATTGCCATGACCGTTAACGCATTGGTGCGCAAAATGGGTTATCCCGAAATGATCAGGGAAGAAACGGCAAAAAACAAACTACTCCGTTAA